The Oscillospiraceae bacterium genome has a segment encoding these proteins:
- a CDS encoding ATP-dependent Clp protease ATP-binding subunit, whose protein sequence is MKQQMCARCGERPAVIYIQKMEGDEVKPEGLCIQCARELNIGSINQMIDKLGISDEELEQASEQMSQFMENMGDFNFGDMSGMFNAENMDGAQTMPFANLFGDAGELAVDENESGQKQGKKRGKKGNKRQKDDGKKYLNTYCTNLTGKARDGKLDAIIGREQEISRTVQILCRRTKNNPCLIGEPGVGKTAIAEGLAIRIAKGQVPARLADKEIYLLDLTALVAGTQFRGQFEGRIKGLVDEVKAQGNIILFIDEVHNLVGTGDSEGTMNAANILKPALSRGEIQVIGATTFTEYRKFIEKDAALERRFQPVKIEEPSVEDAYKMLLGIKGYYEQYHKVQISDTLVYKAVLMSERYVTDRYLPDKAIDLLDESCTCANLRNPAISQAQILEGKKRNLQENIENLSEPTEEDQQIDYELISKLKTEVMAIDEKLPALQEKAKDNQVLESDIASAISMWTGIPAAKIEQGDIQKLAGLEPALKAHIIGQDEAIEKVAAAVRRGRVQISPRKRPQSFIFVGPTGVGKTELVKQLAAYMFDTPDALIRLDMSEYMEKFSVSRIIGSPPGYVGYDDAGQLTEKVRRKPYSVILFDEIEKAHKDVLNILLQILDEGRITDAQGRTVNFENTIIVMTSNAGSTDAATVGFGKSQADMNRDVTMKALERFLRPEFLGRVDEVIVFNKLTFENFQRIARLMVDELVPGMQDKGITLTYDDSVPVYLAKIAYGSKKNARGLRDAVRRQVEDQLASALVFHQDQDIQAIALTAGDDGVQLQINP, encoded by the coding sequence ATGAAACAACAGATGTGTGCCCGCTGCGGTGAACGCCCGGCGGTGATCTATATTCAAAAAATGGAGGGCGATGAGGTAAAGCCGGAGGGGCTTTGTATTCAGTGCGCCCGGGAGCTGAACATCGGCTCTATTAACCAGATGATTGATAAGCTGGGTATCTCTGACGAAGAACTGGAGCAGGCGTCTGAGCAGATGAGCCAGTTTATGGAGAATATGGGCGATTTTAACTTTGGCGATATGAGCGGGATGTTCAACGCGGAGAATATGGACGGCGCCCAGACCATGCCCTTTGCCAATCTTTTTGGCGACGCCGGAGAACTGGCTGTGGATGAGAATGAAAGCGGTCAAAAGCAGGGTAAGAAGCGTGGGAAAAAAGGCAACAAACGCCAAAAAGATGACGGCAAAAAGTACCTAAACACCTACTGCACCAACCTGACCGGCAAAGCCCGGGACGGTAAGCTGGACGCCATTATCGGCAGAGAACAGGAGATCTCCCGCACGGTACAAATCCTGTGCCGCCGTACCAAGAATAACCCCTGCCTGATCGGCGAGCCGGGCGTGGGTAAGACTGCCATTGCCGAGGGGCTGGCCATTCGCATTGCTAAGGGGCAGGTGCCTGCGCGCCTGGCAGACAAAGAGATCTATTTGCTGGACCTGACCGCACTGGTGGCCGGCACCCAGTTCCGTGGCCAGTTCGAGGGCCGGATCAAGGGCCTGGTGGACGAGGTGAAGGCCCAGGGCAATATTATTCTGTTCATTGACGAGGTGCACAATTTGGTGGGCACCGGCGACAGTGAGGGCACCATGAACGCGGCAAATATCCTGAAGCCTGCGCTCTCTCGCGGCGAAATTCAGGTGATCGGCGCTACCACCTTTACCGAGTATCGTAAGTTTATAGAGAAGGATGCGGCCCTGGAGCGCCGGTTCCAACCGGTGAAGATCGAGGAGCCATCCGTGGAAGACGCCTACAAAATGCTGCTGGGCATTAAGGGCTACTACGAGCAGTACCACAAGGTGCAAATTTCTGACACCTTGGTTTATAAAGCGGTGCTGATGAGCGAGCGGTATGTAACAGACCGTTACCTGCCGGATAAAGCCATTGACTTGCTGGATGAAAGCTGCACCTGCGCCAATTTGCGCAACCCGGCCATCAGCCAGGCGCAGATCCTGGAAGGTAAAAAACGGAATTTGCAGGAGAATATTGAAAATCTGTCTGAACCCACAGAGGAGGACCAGCAGATCGACTATGAGCTGATCTCCAAACTGAAAACCGAAGTGATGGCCATTGACGAAAAGCTGCCTGCTTTGCAGGAAAAGGCCAAAGACAATCAGGTGCTGGAGTCGGATATTGCCAGCGCGATCTCCATGTGGACAGGGATTCCTGCTGCAAAAATCGAGCAGGGGGATATTCAAAAACTGGCCGGTTTGGAGCCGGCGCTGAAAGCCCATATCATCGGCCAAGATGAAGCCATTGAAAAAGTTGCCGCAGCCGTGCGCCGAGGCCGCGTACAAATCAGTCCCCGCAAGCGGCCCCAGTCCTTTATTTTTGTGGGTCCCACCGGCGTAGGCAAGACGGAGCTGGTCAAGCAGTTGGCCGCCTATATGTTTGACACCCCGGACGCCCTGATCCGCCTGGATATGAGCGAGTATATGGAGAAGTTTTCTGTCTCTCGTATCATCGGCTCGCCTCCCGGCTATGTGGGCTATGACGATGCCGGGCAGTTGACAGAGAAAGTACGGCGCAAGCCTTACAGCGTGATTCTGTTTGACGAGATTGAAAAGGCCCATAAAGATGTGCTGAACATTTTGCTGCAAATTCTGGACGAGGGTCGGATCACAGATGCACAGGGCCGCACGGTGAATTTTGAAAATACCATTATTGTGATGACCTCTAATGCCGGATCGACCGACGCTGCCACTGTGGGCTTTGGCAAGTCCCAGGCGGATATGAACCGGGATGTGACCATGAAAGCCCTGGAGCGCTTCCTGCGTCCGGAATTCCTGGGTCGTGTGGACGAGGTGATCGTCTTTAACAAGCTGACCTTTGAGAACTTCCAGCGGATCGCCCGCTTGATGGTGGACGAACTGGTGCCCGGCATGCAGGACAAGGGCATTACCCTGACCTATGACGACAGTGTGCCGGTGTATTTGGCAAAGATCGCCTATGGTTCCAAGAAGAACGCCCGCGGTTTGCGTGACGCGGTGCGCCGCCAGGTGGAGGATCAGCTGGCAAGTGCATTGGTGTTCCATCAGGATCAGGACATACAGGCGATTGCTTTGACAGCAGGTGACGACGGCGTGCAGCTGCAAATCAATCCGTAA
- the asd gene encoding aspartate-semialdehyde dehydrogenase has protein sequence MNKKYKVGIVGATGMVGQRFALLLENHPWFEVVCLAASARSAGKPYKEALGSRWCMDKPIPANMADLPVYDAQADIEKITSMVDFVFCAVDMKKDEIRALEEQYAKHECPVVSNNSANRFTPDVPMVVPELNPQHIDIIPAQRKRLGTKRGFIAVKSNCSLQSYVPAIFPLHQKYGIKRVLVCTYQAISGAGKTFERWPEMIDNVIPYIGGEEEKSEKEPLKLMGHIVGDQIVSADAPAFTAQCIRVPVTNGHLGAVFMDFEGEKPSEEEIIEVWKNYAGRAQELELPSAPKQFLHYFTEPDRPQIHSERELEHGMAVSIGRLRPDTQYDYKFVCLSHNTLRGAAGGAVLLAELLAAEGYMD, from the coding sequence ATGAACAAAAAGTACAAAGTCGGTATCGTCGGCGCAACCGGTATGGTCGGTCAGCGCTTCGCCCTGCTGCTGGAGAATCACCCCTGGTTTGAGGTGGTGTGCCTGGCAGCCTCTGCACGCTCTGCTGGTAAGCCTTACAAAGAGGCGCTGGGCAGCAGATGGTGCATGGATAAACCCATTCCCGCCAACATGGCAGACCTGCCGGTGTATGACGCCCAGGCAGATATAGAAAAGATCACCTCTATGGTAGACTTTGTGTTCTGCGCCGTGGATATGAAAAAGGATGAGATTCGCGCGCTGGAGGAACAGTATGCCAAGCACGAGTGCCCGGTGGTATCTAACAACTCTGCCAACCGGTTCACTCCGGATGTGCCCATGGTGGTGCCGGAGCTGAATCCCCAGCATATTGACATTATTCCCGCCCAGCGTAAACGTTTGGGCACCAAGCGCGGCTTTATCGCCGTAAAGTCCAACTGTTCTTTGCAGAGCTATGTGCCCGCCATCTTCCCCCTGCACCAGAAGTACGGCATTAAACGGGTGCTGGTGTGCACCTACCAGGCCATAAGCGGTGCAGGCAAGACCTTTGAGCGCTGGCCGGAGATGATCGACAATGTGATTCCTTACATCGGCGGTGAGGAAGAAAAGAGCGAGAAAGAGCCGCTGAAGCTGATGGGCCACATTGTGGGCGACCAGATCGTGTCTGCAGATGCACCGGCCTTTACTGCGCAGTGCATTCGCGTGCCGGTGACCAACGGTCACCTGGGCGCCGTATTTATGGACTTTGAAGGTGAGAAACCCTCTGAGGAAGAGATTATTGAGGTGTGGAAGAACTACGCCGGTCGTGCCCAGGAGCTGGAGCTGCCCAGCGCGCCCAAACAGTTCCTGCACTACTTTACCGAGCCGGATCGCCCGCAGATTCACAGCGAGCGTGAGCTGGAGCACGGTATGGCCGTGTCCATCGGCCGTCTGCGCCCGGATACACAGTATGATTACAAGTTTGTATGTCTGTCCCACAACACTCTGCGCGGCGCTGCCGGCGGCGCAGTGCTGCTGGCAGAATTGCTGGCAGCCGAGGGTTATATGGACTGA
- a CDS encoding CDP-alcohol phosphatidyltransferase family protein, with the protein MSTLKENVHDLFDGWNTIPNWLSFIRIALIPVFAVLFVQGHQLVAVIVMICAALTDLFDGKIARKFNQVSNLGKILDPIADKLSQMAIVIVLLYTYWENPIKYLFFFFIVKEVLMLLGGALLLSKGMRPTAAEIWGKVATNVFYIAMIIILAFGENGALCNVTHFTLPSVVTWVLVALSAVSALVSLLGYVPGFLKQLKENKAQNTAK; encoded by the coding sequence ATGTCTACACTAAAAGAAAATGTGCACGACCTGTTTGACGGCTGGAATACCATTCCCAACTGGCTGTCCTTTATCCGCATTGCACTGATCCCGGTGTTTGCTGTGCTGTTTGTTCAGGGGCATCAACTGGTGGCGGTGATCGTGATGATTTGCGCTGCGCTAACCGACCTGTTCGACGGCAAGATTGCCCGCAAGTTTAATCAAGTGAGTAATCTGGGAAAGATCTTAGACCCCATTGCGGATAAGCTGTCCCAAATGGCGATTGTAATCGTGCTATTGTACACCTACTGGGAGAACCCCATTAAGTATCTGTTTTTCTTTTTTATTGTGAAAGAGGTGCTGATGTTGCTGGGCGGCGCGCTGCTGCTGTCCAAGGGTATGCGCCCCACCGCCGCAGAGATTTGGGGCAAGGTAGCCACCAATGTGTTTTACATTGCTATGATTATTATTTTAGCCTTTGGCGAGAACGGCGCTTTGTGTAATGTGACCCACTTTACGCTGCCGTCCGTGGTGACCTGGGTGCTGGTGGCACTGTCCGCCGTGTCTGCCTTGGTATCTCTCCTGGGCTATGTGCCGGGATTTTTGAAGCAGCTGAAAGAGAACAAGGCACAAAACACTGCCAAATAA
- a CDS encoding nucleotidyltransferase family protein, with amino-acid sequence MNQTEQVFLSLLRDYVCGQKLKALPTVDWQALYNLAQSHNVTGLVGRILADLPTDHRPPKALAVAFRQGMGQTLMAYEKRMAAVQVMEQTLTDAHIPYLTVKGACTAAAYPDPSLRTCGDTDIVLTPEHQREAVQTLEQRGFAKKVTHDDVVMLTLHGFEFELHTRLESINDGSRALLANPFAPEVAYNKSKNIWVLQPVYAVYYTMLHLLHHIKTGGAGVRMLLDTDLLLRKDPTLAPQVLELAERSGLERSFGCILALCKQWLDTPLPCSVPALDTDTVEKFAAVILGGGVFGHGNGNTGAVFLARQKAADGSKTPFTRLVALFRYCFPKADYMAYQFPYLIRQPCLLPFAYLHRFCRGLFRNRTHSAAALQAIAGKNQGAALLHQVWAELDL; translated from the coding sequence ATGAACCAGACAGAACAGGTCTTTCTCTCTCTGCTGCGGGATTATGTTTGCGGACAAAAATTAAAAGCCCTTCCCACCGTAGACTGGCAGGCACTGTATAACTTGGCGCAAAGTCATAATGTGACCGGTCTTGTGGGTCGTATCTTGGCAGATCTTCCTACCGATCATCGCCCTCCAAAAGCCCTTGCAGTGGCCTTTCGCCAAGGGATGGGTCAAACCCTAATGGCTTACGAAAAGCGTATGGCGGCCGTGCAGGTGATGGAGCAAACACTAACGGACGCCCACATCCCCTACTTAACGGTGAAAGGCGCCTGCACTGCGGCAGCCTACCCGGATCCCTCCTTGCGCACCTGCGGCGATACGGATATTGTGCTGACGCCAGAGCACCAGCGAGAAGCGGTACAGACTTTGGAACAGCGTGGCTTTGCCAAAAAAGTGACCCACGACGATGTGGTGATGCTCACCCTGCATGGATTTGAATTTGAACTGCACACACGGTTGGAAAGCATTAACGACGGCTCTCGCGCCCTGCTGGCAAACCCTTTTGCACCGGAAGTGGCATACAATAAATCCAAAAATATCTGGGTGCTGCAACCGGTATATGCCGTTTATTACACCATGCTGCACCTGCTGCACCACATCAAAACCGGCGGTGCCGGCGTGCGTATGCTGCTGGACACAGACTTGCTCCTTCGCAAGGATCCGACACTTGCACCACAGGTACTGGAATTGGCCGAGCGCAGCGGACTGGAGCGGTCCTTTGGCTGTATCCTTGCCCTGTGTAAGCAGTGGCTGGATACGCCCCTTCCCTGTTCGGTGCCGGCATTGGATACGGACACGGTAGAGAAGTTCGCTGCCGTGATTTTAGGCGGCGGCGTGTTCGGTCACGGCAACGGCAACACCGGTGCTGTATTCCTGGCCCGGCAAAAGGCCGCAGATGGCAGCAAAACACCCTTTACCCGTTTGGTCGCATTGTTTCGCTACTGCTTCCCAAAAGCGGATTATATGGCCTACCAGTTCCCTTATTTGATCCGGCAGCCCTGTCTGCTTCCCTTTGCATACCTACACCGATTTTGTCGCGGACTGTTTCGCAATCGGACCCACTCCGCGGCGGCATTGCAAGCCATTGCCGGCAAAAATCAAGGTGCTGCTCTGCTGCACCAGGTGTGGGCGGAGCTGGATTTATAA
- a CDS encoding putative ABC transporter permease, with protein sequence MSNEQNENKKERRTFAPGLCFSKLVWVFLISCVVGFLVETLWCYIRHGYIESRQSLVYGPLSVAYGMGAVVLTMALYKFRNSPWWKIFLVSFVVGTVTEYICSLGQELVFGSVAWDYSNVPLNINGRVCLLYSVFWGILGIAWIKLIYPPMAKLIGKLPIKLGKVLTWAFIIFFIFDAILSASAALRMDQRDKGAAPRNAFECYLDEHFDDARMHRIYANSVSTDPQKQENK encoded by the coding sequence ATGTCGAACGAACAAAATGAAAACAAAAAAGAAAGACGAACCTTTGCCCCCGGTCTGTGCTTTAGCAAACTGGTATGGGTATTTTTGATCTCCTGTGTGGTAGGCTTTTTAGTAGAGACCTTGTGGTGCTACATACGCCACGGCTATATTGAAAGCCGACAGTCTTTGGTGTACGGTCCCCTTTCTGTGGCCTATGGTATGGGTGCAGTGGTACTTACCATGGCGCTGTATAAATTCCGAAATTCTCCGTGGTGGAAGATCTTTCTGGTGTCTTTTGTGGTAGGCACGGTTACGGAATATATCTGTTCTCTGGGGCAAGAGCTGGTGTTCGGGTCCGTTGCCTGGGATTACAGCAATGTACCGCTGAATATCAATGGTCGAGTGTGCCTACTGTACTCCGTCTTTTGGGGCATACTGGGTATTGCGTGGATCAAGCTGATCTACCCGCCTATGGCTAAGCTGATTGGTAAACTGCCTATAAAACTTGGAAAAGTGCTCACTTGGGCATTTATCATCTTTTTTATTTTTGATGCCATTCTGTCCGCCTCCGCTGCGCTGCGTATGGACCAAAGAGACAAAGGTGCAGCGCCTCGTAATGCCTTTGAATGCTATCTGGACGAACACTTTGACGATGCGCGCATGCACAGGATTTATGCAAACTCCGTCAGTACCGACCCACAAAAGCAAGAAAATAAGTAA
- the dapB gene encoding 4-hydroxy-tetrahydrodipicolinate reductase, producing MTRIIITGANGKMGHVIRSVVAGREDCTVVAGVDFNTQAADFPIYKTIAEVQEEADVIIDFSNPALLDDLLTYSAAKSMPLVIATTGYTAEQKAKIEAAAEKSPIFFTYNMSMGINLLATLAQKAVNVLGPDFDIEIVEKHHNQKIDAPSGTALMLADAMCKEIDHPMKYEYDRHAKREKRTRDEIGIHAVRGGTIVGEHEIIFAGRDEIITLSHSARSKEIFAVGAVNAAVFMCGKDAGLYDMSQMIH from the coding sequence ATGACGAGAATAATTATTACCGGCGCCAACGGCAAAATGGGTCATGTGATCCGCAGCGTTGTAGCCGGTCGGGAGGACTGCACGGTAGTAGCCGGTGTGGATTTTAACACCCAGGCGGCCGACTTCCCTATCTATAAAACGATTGCAGAGGTGCAGGAAGAAGCGGATGTGATTATCGACTTCTCCAACCCTGCCCTCTTAGACGATCTGCTGACCTATTCCGCCGCCAAGTCTATGCCCTTGGTAATCGCCACCACCGGCTACACGGCGGAGCAAAAGGCCAAGATTGAAGCCGCAGCTGAAAAGAGCCCCATCTTCTTCACTTATAATATGAGTATGGGCATTAACCTGCTGGCGACCTTAGCACAGAAAGCGGTCAATGTACTGGGACCGGATTTTGACATTGAAATTGTGGAAAAGCACCATAATCAGAAGATCGACGCGCCCAGCGGCACAGCATTGATGCTGGCAGACGCCATGTGCAAGGAGATCGATCACCCCATGAAGTACGAATATGACCGGCACGCCAAGCGCGAAAAGCGCACCCGGGACGAGATCGGCATTCATGCTGTACGAGGCGGCACCATTGTAGGCGAACATGAGATCATCTTTGCCGGCAGGGACGAGATCATTACTTTGTCTCACTCTGCACGAAGCAAAGAGATCTTTGCCGTAGGCGCTGTGAATGCTGCCGTCTTTATGTGCGGAAAAGACGCCGGGCTGTATGACATGAGCCAAATGATTCACTAA
- a CDS encoding M20/M25/M40 family metallo-hydrolase: MNKERLVKTFMDLVALDSPSFDEQAVCRYIQERLTALGVQVAEDDSAAATGSTCGNLLATIPGDPSLEPVLFAAHMDTVEPSQGKQAVTNENGRITSCGDTVLGADDFAGVSAILEGVASLLESGATHPTLELLFTTGEEHFCLGAKAFDAERLQSKTAYVMDLSGPVGDCAVAAPTLITFSAEVVGKAAHAGFAPEDGVHAIQVAAAAVANLPSGRWGDVTVNVGTITGGRATNIVPDSCTVTGEIRALCHQDALDRLNEIHSEFVEQAQAVDAKLNFNHTIHITGYRVDTDAPVAQRFRRACEAVGVAPRFTDTYGGSDCNILSAHGIQGLVVATAMNNCHAVNEYTTVEELCKAGRLAQALMEKQD; encoded by the coding sequence ATGAACAAAGAACGATTGGTGAAGACATTTATGGATCTGGTAGCACTGGATAGCCCCTCCTTTGACGAGCAGGCGGTTTGCCGTTACATTCAGGAACGATTAACTGCGCTAGGCGTGCAGGTGGCGGAAGACGACTCCGCCGCTGCCACCGGCAGTACCTGCGGCAACTTGCTGGCAACCATTCCCGGTGATCCATCGCTGGAGCCGGTGCTCTTTGCTGCCCATATGGATACGGTGGAGCCGTCCCAGGGCAAGCAGGCGGTCACAAATGAGAACGGGCGCATTACCTCCTGTGGTGATACGGTATTAGGTGCTGATGATTTTGCCGGTGTATCGGCAATCTTAGAGGGTGTGGCTTCTTTGTTAGAGAGCGGCGCAACCCATCCGACGCTGGAACTGCTGTTTACCACCGGAGAGGAGCATTTTTGCTTGGGTGCTAAGGCGTTTGATGCGGAGCGCCTGCAGTCCAAGACGGCGTATGTGATGGATTTGTCCGGCCCGGTAGGGGACTGTGCTGTGGCAGCGCCTACGCTGATTACTTTTTCCGCAGAGGTGGTGGGCAAGGCTGCCCACGCCGGTTTTGCGCCGGAGGACGGCGTGCACGCCATTCAGGTGGCTGCTGCCGCAGTTGCCAATCTTCCCAGTGGGCGATGGGGCGATGTGACGGTAAATGTGGGCACCATTACCGGCGGTCGCGCCACCAACATTGTGCCGGACAGTTGCACCGTCACCGGTGAAATTCGTGCCCTGTGCCACCAGGACGCCCTGGATCGACTCAACGAAATTCACAGCGAGTTTGTGGAGCAGGCACAGGCGGTGGACGCCAAACTGAATTTTAACCATACCATACATATTACCGGTTATCGAGTAGACACGGACGCACCTGTTGCCCAGCGGTTCAGACGAGCCTGCGAAGCTGTGGGAGTTGCGCCTCGGTTTACGGACACTTACGGCGGCAGTGACTGTAATATCCTGTCCGCGCACGGCATACAGGGTTTGGTGGTGGCTACGGCTATGAATAACTGCCACGCTGTGAACGAATACACCACTGTGGAGGAACTGTGCAAGGCAGGCCGGCTGGCGCAGGCATTAATGGAGAAGCAAGACTGA
- the dapA gene encoding 4-hydroxy-tetrahydrodipicolinate synthase, protein MKKDPIFTGAAVAIITPMHEDGSVNYDEFARFVDWQIDNGTDAIVICGTTGESSTLDVDEHLECIKWCIEYVNGRVPVIAGTGSNSTASAIEMSKEACEYGADALLLVTPYYNKTSQAGLIAHYTAIHDATDKPIVLYNVPSRTGLNLLPETALELSKLPRINGIKEASGNLDQVAKVHELCGDALNIWSGNDDQIVDILERGGKGVISVLSNVCPQETHDIVAKYLDGDVDGSKALMDHYFELAKTLFCDVNPIPVKDAVNRIGYAAGPCRMPLVPLSEANQQKMQATLEKYGLIK, encoded by the coding sequence ATGAAGAAGGATCCTATCTTTACAGGCGCAGCCGTTGCCATTATTACCCCTATGCATGAGGACGGCAGCGTAAATTATGACGAGTTTGCCCGGTTTGTGGACTGGCAGATTGACAACGGTACAGACGCCATCGTAATCTGCGGCACCACCGGCGAAAGCTCTACCCTGGATGTTGATGAGCACCTGGAGTGCATCAAGTGGTGCATCGAGTATGTGAACGGTCGTGTGCCGGTGATCGCCGGTACAGGCTCCAACTCCACCGCCAGCGCCATTGAAATGAGCAAGGAAGCCTGCGAATACGGCGCAGACGCTCTGCTTTTGGTGACCCCCTACTACAACAAGACCAGCCAGGCCGGTCTGATCGCCCACTATACTGCGATTCACGATGCAACGGATAAGCCCATTGTGCTTTATAATGTGCCGTCCCGCACCGGGTTGAACCTGCTGCCGGAGACGGCGCTGGAGCTGTCCAAGCTGCCCCGCATTAACGGCATTAAAGAAGCATCCGGCAACCTGGATCAGGTAGCTAAAGTACACGAGCTGTGCGGTGACGCACTGAACATTTGGAGCGGCAACGACGACCAGATTGTAGACATTCTGGAGCGCGGCGGTAAAGGTGTAATCAGCGTACTGTCTAATGTATGCCCCCAGGAAACCCACGACATTGTGGCTAAGTACCTGGACGGCGATGTGGACGGCTCCAAGGCACTGATGGATCACTATTTTGAGCTGGCAAAGACCCTGTTCTGCGATGTGAATCCCATTCCGGTTAAGGACGCTGTGAACCGCATCGGTTACGCAGCCGGTCCCTGCCGTATGCCGCTGGTACCCTTGAGCGAGGCCAATCAGCAGAAGATGCAGGCAACACTGGAAAAGTACGGCCTGATCAAATAA
- a CDS encoding fibronectin type III domain-containing protein has product MKKTLSVCLALLMLLSCFAVPTTAFAAAPKKPTVSSVSAGAAAFTVKWKKVSGVTGYQVQYSTSSKFTSKTSKTATAKKDKTTAKTVSGLKSKTKYYVRVRTYKTSGKKKKYSSWSSAKSVTTKVAKVNFKSVSAERLGFTVKWSKAPSVSGYRVQYSTSSKFDKKVTKALKVTNGNATSATITGLKAGKKYYVRVQAYVNQGKKSYSGAYSPAKTVTTAKDPFKKGKYAGVQLNTTADAVRYYVKAYNATKKETAKYQNKETDEILTYYKLLGVKTLGADNVYINGSRNKFMDSYLDSMISDTKVGTGLPPSTSVNKSADTDLNGKSLITSRLRDTDVASLSIKDNKNGTVTLTIKPKSVQMSSPGADAQGRFFSTLGPMYDTFDQMLKQNGGKWTTGNAKKNLHMNYTGGTGTITINTSSGKITKATYNMKVNVDVQHVTISGMKDQRVQLRVIVKDTFPMSQELFDSSNLERL; this is encoded by the coding sequence ATGAAAAAGACTTTGTCCGTATGCCTGGCATTGCTAATGCTGCTTAGCTGCTTTGCCGTGCCTACCACCGCCTTTGCTGCAGCGCCCAAAAAGCCCACGGTGTCCTCCGTCAGCGCCGGTGCAGCTGCCTTTACCGTCAAGTGGAAGAAGGTCAGCGGCGTGACCGGATACCAGGTGCAGTACAGCACCTCCTCCAAATTCACTTCCAAAACCAGCAAAACCGCTACGGCCAAGAAAGATAAGACTACGGCCAAGACGGTCAGCGGTCTGAAAAGTAAAACCAAGTATTATGTGCGTGTGCGCACCTATAAAACCAGCGGTAAAAAGAAAAAGTACAGCAGTTGGAGCAGCGCCAAATCCGTTACCACCAAGGTGGCGAAAGTGAACTTTAAGTCTGTTTCTGCTGAGCGTTTGGGATTTACTGTCAAATGGAGTAAGGCGCCTTCTGTTTCCGGATACCGGGTGCAGTACAGCACCTCTTCTAAATTTGACAAAAAGGTGACCAAAGCGCTGAAGGTCACCAACGGCAACGCCACCTCTGCCACCATCACCGGCCTGAAAGCCGGCAAAAAGTATTATGTGCGGGTGCAGGCTTATGTGAATCAGGGTAAGAAGTCTTATTCCGGTGCGTACAGCCCCGCCAAGACGGTTACCACCGCCAAGGATCCGTTTAAGAAAGGCAAATACGCCGGTGTGCAGCTGAACACCACCGCGGACGCAGTACGGTACTACGTTAAGGCATATAATGCCACAAAGAAAGAGACCGCCAAGTATCAGAATAAAGAAACGGACGAAATCCTTACCTACTACAAACTGCTGGGCGTTAAGACTCTTGGCGCAGACAATGTGTACATTAACGGCAGCCGCAATAAGTTTATGGACAGTTATTTGGACTCCATGATCAGCGACACCAAAGTCGGTACCGGGCTGCCGCCCAGCACTTCTGTTAATAAGTCAGCAGATACGGACCTGAACGGCAAGTCTCTGATTACCTCCCGTCTGAGAGACACGGATGTCGCCAGCCTAAGCATTAAGGACAATAAAAACGGCACCGTCACCCTGACTATCAAGCCCAAATCGGTGCAAATGAGTTCTCCCGGTGCAGATGCCCAGGGCCGGTTCTTCAGCACCCTTGGCCCCATGTATGACACCTTTGACCAAATGCTCAAGCAAAATGGCGGCAAATGGACCACCGGTAATGCCAAAAAGAACTTGCATATGAATTACACCGGCGGCACCGGCACCATAACCATTAACACCTCCAGCGGCAAGATCACCAAGGCAACTTACAATATGAAGGTGAATGTTGATGTGCAGCATGTGACCATCTCCGGTATGAAGGACCAGCGTGTGCAACTGCGCGTAATCGTCAAAGACACATTTCCCATGAGCCAGGAGCTGTTCGACTCTTCCAACTTGGAGCGCCTATAA